A stretch of DNA from Rhodothermales bacterium:
CCACCCTCCGCGGTCCAGCTGCATCCACACCAGGTCGCGGAAAATGTCCACCTTGCGCACAATGGCAGAGCCCTCGGGCAAGGACACTCTGGAATCGATGCGGGGAAAGCGCCGCAGCGCCGTCATGTACTGCTCCAATTCGTAGTTGAGGCAGCATTTCAATCGCCCGCACTGTCCCGACAGCCGCACCGGGTTCAGCGGCAGGTTCTGGGTCTTGGCAGCCTGAGTCGAAACCGGCTTGAACTCCTGCAGCCAGGTCGAGCAGCAGAGTTCGCGCCCGCATGACCCGATGCCCCCGATGCGTGCAGCTTCATCCCTGGCTCCGATCTGGCGCAACTCGACCCGGGTCCGAAAGCGCCTCGCCAACCTGCGCACGAGCTCCCGAAAGTCGACGCGATGGTCTGCGGTGAAGTAAAACGTGACCTTCTTCCCATCGAACTGCCACTCCACATCCACCAGTTTCATGGGCAGGCCCATGCGGTCGATGGTGCGTCTGCCGATGAGAAACGTTTCGGTTTCCTTCTCCTTGTTCTCCTCCCAGCGCTGCAGGTCGTCCCCGGTGGCTCGGCGGACGACCTCAGGAAACTCGCCATCGGCATCCAACGACTTGGATCGTAGCCGAATGCGCACCATTTCTCCGGACAGGTGAATGGTGCCCAGATCAACCCCTCGGTCTGCCTCTACGATAATCTGTTCGCCGGTCTGAACGTCGAGCTCGGGGCTCTTGCGATAGAAGCCCTTGCGCCCGCCCTTGAACTGGACCTCCAGAATCGGGAAGTCGACCGTCGCCACAGGGGCGCCCATGTCGGTCAACCAGTCAGCCGGCTGATTGGACGGGCACGCGTCGGTGCCGCAGTCACCTCCACATCCCCCGGCGCCTCCGTTTCCACAGGACTCACACGCCATCGGTCAGAGGCTCGGTCAGGTGTCCGCGGTGCCGGCCGCGCATGGCGTCGCCCAGCGATTGCGCCAGCACGGTAAGCAGGAGCCGGGGGTTGGCATTTCGATCGATGCGCGACACCGCCTCTTCGACCAGGTCAGCCATGTGCTCCGGATCAGCGTGCTCGAGCCTCGCCGAGAACTTGCTGATTTCCGTCTGCTGATCCACGTTCACAATAGGGGCATGAGGGCCAAGGACACGAATGAGGGCAAGATCACGAATCCAGCCGAGCATCAGTTCCAGCGTGAACTTGATCTGCTCCCGGCCCTGGCGCGCCAGGCGCTCCACCTGATCGGCCATCTTGTCTGAGGCAGACCAGGCCTGGTACGCGTTGCGCAGGAAGGACAGCACCTCGCTCCGGGAAGCCATGAGTTCCTCGGACGCCGACAGATCCAGGGCACGCGCAAAGGATCCGTCTGCCATGCGGGCGATGGCCCCTGCGGCTGCCTGATCGATGCTCAAGCGGGCCAGCAGCCCCCGCTCGATCGTGTCGGTCGGCAGGCGATCGAACCGAACATGCTGACACCGAGACAGAATTGTCGGGAGCATGCGGTCGGCCCGCGCCGAGAGCAGCACGAAGACCGTCTGGGGCGACGGCTCCTCAAGCAGCTTCAGGAACGCATTCGCCGCCTCCTTACGAAGCAGATCCGCATCGGAGAGGACGGCGATTTTATAGCGTCCCTCGACCGGGCGAAAGCTCATGACCCGGCGCAACTCCTCGTTGATTCGGGCGACGCTGTACTGGACCTGCTTGTTGGAGGACGATCCGGGGTCGCTGAGCTTGGCCCGCCGGGTGTAGTCGATGGTCGCGTAGGGCTCTTCAACCAGGCGGTGAACGCGTTCCTGCACTTCGGCCGGCTTCGCGTCATTGGTCTGGGCGATGAGCACGTGCAAATCCGGGTGGATCAGCTTCGACGTCTTGTTGCAGGCCCCGCAACTACCACAGGGTGCGGCTCCGCCCGCCTCGCAGAGGAGCGCTTGTGCAAAAGCCAGCGCGGTGGCCCGCTTTCCCACGCCTTCCGGGCCATGGAACAGATAGGCATGCGCCACCCTGCCCCGCTCGATGGCCGACTGCAGGGTCTCGACGGCCCGTTGTTGTCCGAGAAGTTCGTCCCAGTGCATGTCCGTGAAGATACGGAAGGGTTAGCTGGGTACGTTGACGAAGGTTGGCGGGCGGGGTAGTTTTGCCGGTCTTGGCGCGGTAGCTCAGTTGGTTAGAGCGACGGACTCATAACCCGTAGGTCGGCGGTTCAAATCCGCCCCGCGCCACTGGGACGACGATAGCCGGCGCATTGCGGCGTTGGGCGTCGGACTCGGCTCCCTGCGGCGTACGGATGTACGCCTCAGTCGCCTCGCCTCGCCCGCCTTGCACTGCACCGACTCTCGTCGCCCCAGTGCCGGTGAGTGAGGCTTTTTTGTGTGGGGTCGACGGGGCCTTCGGCCCCTGGACCCGGGAGGCCGGGCGCCGCCTTCGGCGGCTGGGCCTCCCTCGGGCCAGGTTGGCGCAATTCTTTGGGCGCAGCGCCCTCCTCGTGGTGGGGGCATTGGGGCGTTCGCCCCTCGCCCCCCGGTGGTTACTTCAGGAGGGTGAGGGTATTGGTGAGCGTTGTGCCATCGAATGTGAGGCGGACTAGGTAGGCGCCACTTGGTGCGTTGGGGGCGCTCCAGGTTGATTCGAACTGGCCGGCGGGGGTGTGGGCGTCTCGGAGGACGGCTATCTCTCGGCCGGTCACGTCGTGGATGGACAGGCGGAGGTGGCCGGGGCGGCTCAACTCGTAGGGTATGGTGGTCTGGGGATTGAAGGGGTTGGGGTAGGCGGCTCCCAGACGGAATGACTGGGGCACGTCGGCCTCGGCCTGGTTGGAGGTGTTGGTCGCGGCGAAACCGAATTCGGAGACGGGGCGGGCGTAGAGGCCGTAGCCGGTGTGGATGCCCTGATTCCGGTCATTGCTGAGCAGGAGCAGGTAGGCGGTGTCCCCTGCGATTTCGAACCGGATTGCGGCGGATTCACCCGTGTCGTCAGGCACGATGCCGGCGCTGGCGTCTTCCCAGGTCACGCCATCATCCGTGCTGAGATAGAGCCGGTCATTTGCGCTGAAGAGCAGGTTCGGGCCGTTGACGTAGATGGCCGCCGCCATCCTCAAGGGAGACTTGCGACCCTGGAAACCCTTGTTTGGAGCGGCAAAGAGCTGCTCAAAGGTGGCCCCGCCGTCCCGGCTCCGGAAGAGCCCGTTTGAAGGAGTTACGACGCCGATGTTCACGTCTTTCGTGTAGTACAGATCTCCGTTGGGTGCGACAAACCCACCGGTTGGCCGGCCCTGACCAAGATTGGCCCAGGTCTGCCCGCCGTCCGTTGACAGGTGCAGCGCACCCTGTGTGCCGTTGTATCCGGTCAGCACGATGTCGCCCTGGGCGTGCACAAAGGTCAACTCGCTGTCGGACGACGAGAGCGGCGCGTTCACCCAGGTCTGGCCGCGGTCGGAACTGATGAGCAACACATAGTTCTGCGTCGTGGCGAAGACACGATCCGCAATCGGATCGTAGAACATCTGGGTGGTTTTGGCCACATCGTAGCCGCCCCAGTCGTTGGGGGTCCACGATTGCCCATCGGGCGTGCCGTCAAATTTGGTGTTCAGTTCCGCCAGGATGAACCCATCTGGCGTGGCCAAAACGTTTCGACCTTCAGCCGCAGACACCAGGGACCAACTCTGTCCGCCATCCGCGGACACGTGGACCTCGTGCGACGCCGCAGGAGAAATGGTCGACGCCCCCGACACCACGATCCGGCCGTCCAGGATGGCAAAATCGGTGGGCTCAAAGTCCTGCGACACGAAGGTCCACTGCGCGTGCGCCGAAAGAGCCAGAAAGCAGAAGGCAAAGAATACCGTAGCGAAACGATGCATGGCGATCTCGGGATGATTGGCAGTCTCATCCTAGAAATCCCCACGACCCGCGCATATACCCACCAGCGGGTATTCTCAGCCGTTGCTGCCGCTTTCTGCGGCCGGCCCGGGGCGTGTCGGCCGACAGGTTGCCCTCGAAGGTGGAATGCCGAGGCCCTATTCCACCTTGTGCCCACCCGGCAAGCGGAGGGACATGGGATACAGGCCCTCATTACACCTTAGCCTCCGTAATTCGGCGCTGTTAGTGTAATCCGGCGGTGCTTTTCCACCTTCAGGCTCTCGCGGGCACGAATCGGCGGCCCCGCAGCCGCCGCAGCGAGCCCGCAGTCGAAGGACAACGCAGCAATGCGCCGGATATCCAACGCCGCCCACCTCCAACCCCGAAGGCGTTGGAGAGGTAGTACGATGCAAGGCGTCCGAGGCGGCCCGAGGGAGGCGTACCCAGGTACGCCGCACTGAGTGGACGTCCGAAGGACAACGCAGCAGCGTGCTGCCTATCCGACGCCGCAACGCTCCCACCCTACATGTCTTCCCAGTACTCCTCCGGCATATCCTGCGCCAGCGCCAAAGCACCCTCTGCCCCCGCATACAACGGATCGTCGATGGGCCGGATCTTGAACGCACCGAACTCCTTGAGCTCCTCGGCGAGCGCATCGGGCAGGCCGCGGATCTGGCTGCCGCCACCGGCGAGGAAGACGTTTTGCTTGACCTCTTCCTGGAAATCGGGCTCGTAACGGGCGATGAGGTCCATGGTGGCCTCAGCCAGCACAGGCACGATGCCCTCGCACACGGCGCGCACGTCATTGGTCACGTCCAGCGCGGTCGAAACACCACCGATCGGCACCTTGACCTTCACGCGTTTGGTATTGCCGCCGACGAAGCCGTACTCCTCCTTGAAGGACCGCACCATCACCTCGCTGAATGAAGCGGTGGGGTGGTGCTCGTTGAGTCGGTCAAGCAGCTGCTGGTCCAGGTAGTCGCCAGCCACGGTAATCGTGCGCTGGTCTTCCTCGCCCGGCATGGTGCCGTGCATGATGCAGAAGTCCGCGGTGCCGGCCCCGATGTCGATGATCAGTGCGTTGTTCAGCGTTCCCAGGCCATAGGCCACAGCGAAGGGCTCCGACACCACCATGAGCGAGTCTGCATACTCCTTGACGGCATTCCGGATGGCGAGTTTGTTCACGCGCAGGGCTTCAGCCGGCACGCCCACCGCGGCGTAGATCTCGGTGGCCTTGCCGGGATTGACCTGTTCGATGAGATGGTGCACGAGCGCGCGCACGGCCTCTTCGTCGCGCTGGGTTCCGTCACGGATGACGCCCTGCTCGAGGGGCCGCGTAAGCCGGAGCGAAAGGCGATTTTCAAGCGCATCAGAGCCGAAGAGCACATCGCGCCCCAGCATCTTCTTGGCCACAAAATCCTTGGGCCAACCCACGTAGCTCTGCACCCACTCGCGCTTGCCGTTGCTGGCAACGATGGCGCTTCGTGACGTGCCCAGGTCGATCCCTATGTAGAGGGTGCGGTCCGCCGTACCGTTGGTCGACGTCTTCTTCTTGGCAGGCATGGTTGTCTATGTCAGGATGTCCGGCAGCTGCCGGTGGTGGGGATTACTGAGGGGATGGAGTTTGGGATTGGCCTCGAGCCACGAGGTAGTTGAGGATGCCTTCCTCGAGGTACACGGCCAGTTGCTCGCGATGGGCATCGGACCGCAGCCGATCCACCTGCCCCTGATTGCTGAGCACGGAAATCTCCGCAAGCACACTTGGAGCATCGGAGCCCAACAGCACCACAAACGGACCGGGCTTCACGCCCCAGTCCTGGATGCCGGGCTGCTCGACGCGGTTGCCGGCGACCATCGATTGCTGAATGGCCACGGCCAGACGGCGCGACTCCTGCAGCTTCACCGTGCTGGACAGGCGGCGAATCATGTCGTTGAAGTCTGCCAGGGTATAGTCCGACCCCTGGTTCTCAGCCTCTGCAAGCCGCAGCAGGGCCCGTTCCGTATTCGCGCCGAAGTAGTAGGTCTCCAGCGCATTGGCCCGGCGGTCCGGAAAGCTGTTGGCATGGATGGAGACAAAGAGGTCGGTCGGCTGCCGGTTGGCGAACTCGACGCGCTCCCGAAGCGTCAGCGTGGAGTCACCCTGCCTGGTCATGAGCACGGCATAGCCGCGCGCCTCAAGCCGCCGGGCCAGTCGAAGGCCGACGTCCAGCGTGACGTCCTTCTCCAGCACATCCGACAGTCCCACGGCACCGGGGTCTTCCCCGCCGTGCCCGGGGTCAATGACGATGGTGCGTACCTGCAGGTCGAACAGGTCCACGATCGGTGTGGGGCCGGCCAGCAGTCTCCGGAACTCGGCCGGATCCACGGCCGGTACATCTTCCTGGCCGGTGTCGATCACGGGCAGGTTTGCCCCAAGAATGGTATTCGCCCCTAGCGCGGGAGCGGCCGGCGCTTCCGCCTCGCCTCCGCCGGGCAGAAACTGGATCCCGACGACGACCAGAAGCGCAACCACCAGTGTGGCAACACTCCACACGGTAGCCTGTCGCCTGCGCCGTTCGGCGTCCGCCACACCGCCGTCCTTGATCTTGCGGTTGTCCTCGTAGACGCCGCGCAGCATCGAGGCTCTGGCCTTCTTGGATGGCTCAAACCGATCCGTTTCCACGCTGCCTATTACTACTCAGTAGTATTTTTCCGTCTGCACGAATCAACAAATGTAGTAAAAAGGAGGACTTTAGCAACGAAAACGGGCCGGCCCCCACCACGGAGACCGGCCCTGATCGCCAATTCCTTGAGGTTTCTAGGCCTCGGCCAACGCTTCCGCGTCTGCCACCACCTGCTCCTGAACGTGCCGCGGCATGGGCTCGTAGCTCGCAAAGGCGTTGCGATGCAGCCCCCTGCCCTGCGTCATCGAGCGCAGGGAGGTCGAGTACCGGTAGAGCTCGGCCTCGGGCACGGTCGCGATGATCTTCTGGAACGGACCTTCCGCTTCCATGCCCTGAATCCGGGCGCGGCGCGTATTCATGTCGCCCATCACATCGCCCGTGTAGTTGTCCGGAACGAGCACTTCCACGTGGTGGATGGGCTCCAGGATCACCGGTCCGGCCTCGCGGAAGGCGTCTCGGAAGCACATGCGCGCGGCCGTCTTGAACGCCGCCTCGTTGGAGTCAACCGAGTGCATGCCGCCGTCGAAGATGACGATGCGCACATCGCCCACCGGATAGTTCGCGACGGGCCCGTTCTGGAGCGCCTCGGCCACACCTTTCTGGATGGCCCCGAAGAAGCGCCGCATGTCGATCACGCCACCCACAATGGCGTCGATGAACTGGATCTTGGAGCCCCAATCCGTTGTGTGGTCGTCGACCGAACGCACCTTGATGTCATCCGGAGGCTGAAAGTCGCCCTGCAGGGGCTCGACCAGCATGCTGATGTCCGCAAACTGGCCGGCGCCGCCCGTCTGCTTCTTGTGTCGGTACTTGGACCGCGCGCGACGCGTCACCGTCTCGCGATACGCCACCTTCGGCTTCAGGAACTCAATGTCCACGCCGAACCGGTTCTTCAGCCGATACTGCGCAATCTGCAGGTGCATTTCACCCTGACCGCCGAGTGTCATCTGTGACAGATGCGGGTCGTGGGTAATGTTGAGCGACGGATCCTCCTCATGCAGTTGGTGCAGCCCCTGCGCCAGCTTGTCCTCCTCGCCCTCTCTCGCGGC
This window harbors:
- a CDS encoding stage 0 sporulation protein yields the protein MACESCGNGGAGGCGGDCGTDACPSNQPADWLTDMGAPVATVDFPILEVQFKGGRKGFYRKSPELDVQTGEQIIVEADRGVDLGTIHLSGEMVRIRLRSKSLDADGEFPEVVRRATGDDLQRWEENKEKETETFLIGRRTIDRMGLPMKLVDVEWQFDGKKVTFYFTADHRVDFRELVRRLARRFRTRVELRQIGARDEAARIGGIGSCGRELCCSTWLQEFKPVSTQAAKTQNLPLNPVRLSGQCGRLKCCLNYELEQYMTALRRFPRIDSRVSLPEGSAIVRKVDIFRDLVWMQLDRGGWIERDLESVRSSMGKGRSN
- a CDS encoding N-acetylmuramoyl-L-alanine amidase translates to METDRFEPSKKARASMLRGVYEDNRKIKDGGVADAERRRRQATVWSVATLVVALLVVVGIQFLPGGGEAEAPAAPALGANTILGANLPVIDTGQEDVPAVDPAEFRRLLAGPTPIVDLFDLQVRTIVIDPGHGGEDPGAVGLSDVLEKDVTLDVGLRLARRLEARGYAVLMTRQGDSTLTLRERVEFANRQPTDLFVSIHANSFPDRRANALETYYFGANTERALLRLAEAENQGSDYTLADFNDMIRRLSSTVKLQESRRLAVAIQQSMVAGNRVEQPGIQDWGVKPGPFVVLLGSDAPSVLAEISVLSNQGQVDRLRSDAHREQLAVYLEEGILNYLVARGQSQTPSPQ
- a CDS encoding rod shape-determining protein, with the protein product MPAKKKTSTNGTADRTLYIGIDLGTSRSAIVASNGKREWVQSYVGWPKDFVAKKMLGRDVLFGSDALENRLSLRLTRPLEQGVIRDGTQRDEEAVRALVHHLIEQVNPGKATEIYAAVGVPAEALRVNKLAIRNAVKEYADSLMVVSEPFAVAYGLGTLNNALIIDIGAGTADFCIMHGTMPGEEDQRTITVAGDYLDQQLLDRLNEHHPTASFSEVMVRSFKEEYGFVGGNTKRVKVKVPIGGVSTALDVTNDVRAVCEGIVPVLAEATMDLIARYEPDFQEEVKQNVFLAGGGSQIRGLPDALAEELKEFGAFKIRPIDDPLYAGAEGALALAQDMPEEYWEDM
- a CDS encoding T9SS type A sorting domain-containing protein, coding for MHRFATVFFAFCFLALSAHAQWTFVSQDFEPTDFAILDGRIVVSGASTISPAASHEVHVSADGGQSWSLVSAAEGRNVLATPDGFILAELNTKFDGTPDGQSWTPNDWGGYDVAKTTQMFYDPIADRVFATTQNYVLLISSDRGQTWVNAPLSSSDSELTFVHAQGDIVLTGYNGTQGALHLSTDGGQTWANLGQGRPTGGFVAPNGDLYYTKDVNIGVVTPSNGLFRSRDGGATFEQLFAAPNKGFQGRKSPLRMAAAIYVNGPNLLFSANDRLYLSTDDGVTWEDASAGIVPDDTGESAAIRFEIAGDTAYLLLLSNDRNQGIHTGYGLYARPVSEFGFAATNTSNQAEADVPQSFRLGAAYPNPFNPQTTIPYELSRPGHLRLSIHDVTGREIAVLRDAHTPAGQFESTWSAPNAPSGAYLVRLTFDGTTLTNTLTLLK